A single region of the Grus americana isolate bGruAme1 chromosome 3, bGruAme1.mat, whole genome shotgun sequence genome encodes:
- the LOC129205314 gene encoding uncharacterized protein LOC129205314 isoform X1 encodes MGQANCCCGSREALSEAEAVLSADVQLSRGRERSARRLLLLQEELVVAKLQGGTSLRPQLRLALEQLWVLSGRKEAAGEEEEEEQEGSGVDRSSLVFVWPSGSCIATFGSRALKELWLGTLLGAPEGAAKVRVTRLPSLQVLEKELRRRRAVSVSLAWALSPSERWSCSCRAAEARLLSSSPSFSLGQGRTFSARSLERLLEGQAKADRKQGLAPVPSGDAGARCRSAGEYWKARPAPATDRLSCAHLSLECRHAGAVARGRTSAGGARTPAGQRPLDVVLRGQGASAAAAAAAAAPGLGRARAGPGCPGGTPALGSLRASQSRGSGRWLPAPPAAPLSAALQGRAGQGRLRERWPGGLH; translated from the exons ATGGGCCAGGCCAACTGCTGCTGCGGCTCCAG GGAGGCTCTCAGCGAGGCCGAGGCGGTGCTGAGCGCGGACGTGCAGCTGAGCCGGGGCCGCGAGAGGAGCGCGAGgcgccttctcctcctccaagaggagctggtggtggccaaGTTGCA AGGTGGCACCAGCCTGCGCCCACAGCTGCGCCTGGCCCTggagcagctgtgggtgctgagcgGCAGGAaggaggcggcgggggaggaagaagaggaggagcaggaaggcagcGGCGTGGACAGGAGCTCCCTCGTCTTCGTCTGGCCCAGCGGCTCCTGCATTGCCACTTTCGG CTCCCGGGCACTGAAGGAGCTGTggctgggcacactgctggg GGCACCCGAAGGAGCCGCGAAAGTGCGGGTGACCCGTCTCCCATCGCTCCAAGTcctggagaaggagctgaggCGCCGCCGTGCCGTGAGTGTCTCTCTGGCCTGGGCTCTGTCCCCGAGCGAGCGCTGGTCCTGCAGCTGCCGAGCAGCAGAGGCacggctgctcagctcctcgcCCTCTTTCTCGCTTGGCCAGGGGAGGACATTCAGCGCCAGGAgcctggagaggctgctggagggcCAGGCCAAG GCCGATCGCAAGCAAGGGCTCGCGCCGGTCCCGTCCGGCGACGCGGGGGCACGCTGCCGCTCAGCAGGTGAGTATTGGAAAGCAAGGCCAGCTCCTGCAACCGACCGGCTGAGCTGTGCTCACTTGTCCCTTGAGTGTCGCCATGCAGGTGCGGTAGCCCGAGGGAGGACGTCGGCGGGAGGAGCAAGGACACCCGCTGGGCAGCGGCCGCTGGATGTGGTTctgcggggacagggagcctctgctgctgctgctgctgctgctgctgccccggggctTGGCAGGGCGAGGGCTGGGCCGGGCTGTCCCGGTGGCACGCCGGCTCTCGGGAGCCTCCGAGCGAGCCAGAGCCGCGGTTCCGGCCGCTGGctccctgccccccctgccGCACCGCTCAGCGCTGcgctgcagggcagggcagggcagggcaggctccGGGAGCGCTGGCCTGGCGGTCTCCATTGA
- the LOC129205314 gene encoding uncharacterized protein LOC129205314 isoform X2 — protein sequence MGQANCCCGSREALSEAEAVLSADVQLSRGRERSARRLLLLQEELVVAKLQGGTSLRPQLRLALEQLWVLSGRKEAAGEEEEEEQEGSGVDRSSLVFVWPSGSCIATFGSRALKELWLGTLLGAPEGAAKVRVTRLPSLQVLEKELRRRRAVSVSLAWALSPSERWSCSCRAAEARLLSSSPSFSLGQGRTFSARSLERLLEGQAKADRKQGLAPVPSGDAGARCRSAGAVARGRTSAGGARTPAGQRPLDVVLRGQGASAAAAAAAAAPGLGRARAGPGCPGGTPALGSLRASQSRGSGRWLPAPPAAPLSAALQGRAGQGRLRERWPGGLH from the exons ATGGGCCAGGCCAACTGCTGCTGCGGCTCCAG GGAGGCTCTCAGCGAGGCCGAGGCGGTGCTGAGCGCGGACGTGCAGCTGAGCCGGGGCCGCGAGAGGAGCGCGAGgcgccttctcctcctccaagaggagctggtggtggccaaGTTGCA AGGTGGCACCAGCCTGCGCCCACAGCTGCGCCTGGCCCTggagcagctgtgggtgctgagcgGCAGGAaggaggcggcgggggaggaagaagaggaggagcaggaaggcagcGGCGTGGACAGGAGCTCCCTCGTCTTCGTCTGGCCCAGCGGCTCCTGCATTGCCACTTTCGG CTCCCGGGCACTGAAGGAGCTGTggctgggcacactgctggg GGCACCCGAAGGAGCCGCGAAAGTGCGGGTGACCCGTCTCCCATCGCTCCAAGTcctggagaaggagctgaggCGCCGCCGTGCCGTGAGTGTCTCTCTGGCCTGGGCTCTGTCCCCGAGCGAGCGCTGGTCCTGCAGCTGCCGAGCAGCAGAGGCacggctgctcagctcctcgcCCTCTTTCTCGCTTGGCCAGGGGAGGACATTCAGCGCCAGGAgcctggagaggctgctggagggcCAGGCCAAG GCCGATCGCAAGCAAGGGCTCGCGCCGGTCCCGTCCGGCGACGCGGGGGCACGCTGCCGCTCAGCAG GTGCGGTAGCCCGAGGGAGGACGTCGGCGGGAGGAGCAAGGACACCCGCTGGGCAGCGGCCGCTGGATGTGGTTctgcggggacagggagcctctgctgctgctgctgctgctgctgctgccccggggctTGGCAGGGCGAGGGCTGGGCCGGGCTGTCCCGGTGGCACGCCGGCTCTCGGGAGCCTCCGAGCGAGCCAGAGCCGCGGTTCCGGCCGCTGGctccctgccccccctgccGCACCGCTCAGCGCTGcgctgcagggcagggcagggcagggcaggctccGGGAGCGCTGGCCTGGCGGTCTCCATTGA
- the LOC129205314 gene encoding uncharacterized protein LOC129205314 isoform X3 translates to MGQANCCCGSREALSEAEAVLSADVQLSRGRERSARRLLLLQEELVVAKLQGGTSLRPQLRLALEQLWVLSGRKEAAGEEEEEEQEGSGVDRSSLVFVWPSGSCIATFGSRALKELWLGTLLGAPEGAAKVRVTRLPSLQVLEKELRRRRAGRTFSARSLERLLEGQAKADRKQGLAPVPSGDAGARCRSAGEYWKARPAPATDRLSCAHLSLECRHAGAVARGRTSAGGARTPAGQRPLDVVLRGQGASAAAAAAAAAPGLGRARAGPGCPGGTPALGSLRASQSRGSGRWLPAPPAAPLSAALQGRAGQGRLRERWPGGLH, encoded by the exons ATGGGCCAGGCCAACTGCTGCTGCGGCTCCAG GGAGGCTCTCAGCGAGGCCGAGGCGGTGCTGAGCGCGGACGTGCAGCTGAGCCGGGGCCGCGAGAGGAGCGCGAGgcgccttctcctcctccaagaggagctggtggtggccaaGTTGCA AGGTGGCACCAGCCTGCGCCCACAGCTGCGCCTGGCCCTggagcagctgtgggtgctgagcgGCAGGAaggaggcggcgggggaggaagaagaggaggagcaggaaggcagcGGCGTGGACAGGAGCTCCCTCGTCTTCGTCTGGCCCAGCGGCTCCTGCATTGCCACTTTCGG CTCCCGGGCACTGAAGGAGCTGTggctgggcacactgctggg GGCACCCGAAGGAGCCGCGAAAGTGCGGGTGACCCGTCTCCCATCGCTCCAAGTcctggagaaggagctgaggCGCCGCCGTGCC GGGAGGACATTCAGCGCCAGGAgcctggagaggctgctggagggcCAGGCCAAG GCCGATCGCAAGCAAGGGCTCGCGCCGGTCCCGTCCGGCGACGCGGGGGCACGCTGCCGCTCAGCAGGTGAGTATTGGAAAGCAAGGCCAGCTCCTGCAACCGACCGGCTGAGCTGTGCTCACTTGTCCCTTGAGTGTCGCCATGCAGGTGCGGTAGCCCGAGGGAGGACGTCGGCGGGAGGAGCAAGGACACCCGCTGGGCAGCGGCCGCTGGATGTGGTTctgcggggacagggagcctctgctgctgctgctgctgctgctgctgccccggggctTGGCAGGGCGAGGGCTGGGCCGGGCTGTCCCGGTGGCACGCCGGCTCTCGGGAGCCTCCGAGCGAGCCAGAGCCGCGGTTCCGGCCGCTGGctccctgccccccctgccGCACCGCTCAGCGCTGcgctgcagggcagggcagggcagggcaggctccGGGAGCGCTGGCCTGGCGGTCTCCATTGA
- the LOC129205314 gene encoding uncharacterized protein LOC129205314 isoform X4 — MGQANCCCGSREALSEAEAVLSADVQLSRGRERSARRLLLLQEELVVAKLQGGTSLRPQLRLALEQLWVLSGRKEAAGEEEEEEQEGSGVDRSSLVFVWPSGSCIATFGSRALKELWLGTLLGAPEGAAKVRVTRLPSLQVLEKELRRRRAVSVSLAWALSPSERWSCSCRAAEARLLSSSPSFSLGQGRTFSARSLERLLEGQAKPASCRPIASKGSRRSRPATRGHAAAQQVSIGKQGQLLQPTG; from the exons ATGGGCCAGGCCAACTGCTGCTGCGGCTCCAG GGAGGCTCTCAGCGAGGCCGAGGCGGTGCTGAGCGCGGACGTGCAGCTGAGCCGGGGCCGCGAGAGGAGCGCGAGgcgccttctcctcctccaagaggagctggtggtggccaaGTTGCA AGGTGGCACCAGCCTGCGCCCACAGCTGCGCCTGGCCCTggagcagctgtgggtgctgagcgGCAGGAaggaggcggcgggggaggaagaagaggaggagcaggaaggcagcGGCGTGGACAGGAGCTCCCTCGTCTTCGTCTGGCCCAGCGGCTCCTGCATTGCCACTTTCGG CTCCCGGGCACTGAAGGAGCTGTggctgggcacactgctggg GGCACCCGAAGGAGCCGCGAAAGTGCGGGTGACCCGTCTCCCATCGCTCCAAGTcctggagaaggagctgaggCGCCGCCGTGCCGTGAGTGTCTCTCTGGCCTGGGCTCTGTCCCCGAGCGAGCGCTGGTCCTGCAGCTGCCGAGCAGCAGAGGCacggctgctcagctcctcgcCCTCTTTCTCGCTTGGCCAGGGGAGGACATTCAGCGCCAGGAgcctggagaggctgctggagggcCAGGCCAAG CCTGCTTCTTGCAGGCCGATCGCAAGCAAGGGCTCGCGCCGGTCCCGTCCGGCGACGCGGGGGCACGCTGCCGCTCAGCAGGTGAGTATTGGAAAGCAAGGCCAGCTCCTGCAACCGACCGGCTGA
- the LOC129205314 gene encoding uncharacterized protein LOC129205314 isoform X5 yields MGQANCCCGSREALSEAEAVLSADVQLSRGRERSARRLLLLQEELVVAKLQGGTSLRPQLRLALEQLWVLSGRKEAAGEEEEEEQEGSGVDRSSLVFVWPSGSCIATFGSRALKELWLGTLLGAPEGAAKVRVTRLPSLQVLEKELRRRRAGRTFSARSLERLLEGQAKPASCRPIASKGSRRSRPATRGHAAAQQVSIGKQGQLLQPTG; encoded by the exons ATGGGCCAGGCCAACTGCTGCTGCGGCTCCAG GGAGGCTCTCAGCGAGGCCGAGGCGGTGCTGAGCGCGGACGTGCAGCTGAGCCGGGGCCGCGAGAGGAGCGCGAGgcgccttctcctcctccaagaggagctggtggtggccaaGTTGCA AGGTGGCACCAGCCTGCGCCCACAGCTGCGCCTGGCCCTggagcagctgtgggtgctgagcgGCAGGAaggaggcggcgggggaggaagaagaggaggagcaggaaggcagcGGCGTGGACAGGAGCTCCCTCGTCTTCGTCTGGCCCAGCGGCTCCTGCATTGCCACTTTCGG CTCCCGGGCACTGAAGGAGCTGTggctgggcacactgctggg GGCACCCGAAGGAGCCGCGAAAGTGCGGGTGACCCGTCTCCCATCGCTCCAAGTcctggagaaggagctgaggCGCCGCCGTGCC GGGAGGACATTCAGCGCCAGGAgcctggagaggctgctggagggcCAGGCCAAG CCTGCTTCTTGCAGGCCGATCGCAAGCAAGGGCTCGCGCCGGTCCCGTCCGGCGACGCGGGGGCACGCTGCCGCTCAGCAGGTGAGTATTGGAAAGCAAGGCCAGCTCCTGCAACCGACCGGCTGA
- the LOC129204603 gene encoding T-cell activation Rho GTPase-activating protein-like, whose translation FSFAAGGSSCSSRNRRRTRLPWPFALRRSPAAAQAPGQAGCGCSRALFGQPLAAVCGEEGTLPRPIQELLAVLQQEGPSTEGIFRQAASVTALRELREALDRGAEVELGRQPALLLAILLKDFLRSIPSKLLVNDLYEDWMAAMRRTSKEEKMAELKAVAEKLPAANVLLLKRLLSLLRRIARSAGTSRMSSSNLAICMGPSLLSPPHEDLLPLEAMLEATEKVKVLVEFLVENCRELFGEETAELCCPAAEESPAPRQSSRGPRLAEQSVPAVRAEPERQADASPRTPASLELGVLREAGGDTVVGSDAGEAPPALPPSTPESAADSPGRPEELASLSRERRFAGSPQAEGKRRERKRKQAWGEESESPVEETRRKKRAEVSGAGPKRRGRRVQEARRPTWKRRGGRRGQKFLGLDQREEAGGCRRPGGPGVYQALPPIFATNGSS comes from the exons ttttcctttgcagcaggagggagcagctgcagcagcaggaacaggaggaggacacggctgccctggccctttGCTCTGCGGCGCAGCCCGGCCGCTGCCCAGGCGCCAGGGCAGgcgggctgcggctgcagcaGGGCGCTCTTtggccagcccctggcagccgTCTGCGGGGAGGAGGGCACGCTGCCCCGGCCCATCCAG gagctgctggctgtcctgcagcaggaagggcCATCGACGGAGGGGATATTCCGGCAAGCTGCCAGCGTGACAGCGCTTCGGGAGCTGCGGGAGGCCCTGGACCGCGGTGCAGAGGTGGAGCTGGGAAGGCAGCCGGCGCTGCTGCTGGCTATCCTCTTGAAG GACTTCCTGCGAAGCATCCCCTCCAAGCTCCTCGTCAACGACCTCTACGAGGACTGGATGGCCGCCATGCGGAGGAccagcaaggaggagaagatgGCAGAGCTGAAAGC GGTGGCCGAGAAGCTGCCCGCGGCCAACGTCCTCCTCCTGAAGcggctgctctccctcctccggCGCATCGCCCGCAGCGCGGGCACCAGCAGGATGAGCTCCAGCAACCTGGCCATCTGCATGGGGCCAAGCCTGCTGAGCCCACCGCACGAGGACCTGCTCCCGCTGGAGGCCATGCTGGAGGCGACCGAGAAG GTGAAGGTGCTGGTGGAGTTCCTGGTGGAGAACTGCAGGGAACTCTTTGGGGAGGAGACCGCTGAGCTTTGCTGTCCAGCAGCCGAGGAGTCGCCagcccccaggcagagctcccgAG GCCCGCGTTTGGCAGAGCAAAGCGTCCCTGCGGTCAGAGCAGAGCCCGAGCGTCAGGCAGATGCCTCGCCGCGCACGCCCGCCTCTCTAGAGCTCGGTGTCCTCCGAGAAGCCGGGGGAGATACGGTGGTGGGGTCTGACGCGGGAGAG GCACCTCCGGCTTTGCCTCCGAGCACCCCCGAGAGCGCGGCAGACTCCCCGGGGCGCCCCGAAGAACTGGCGAGCCTTTCAAGGGAAAGAAG GTTTGCAGGCTCTCCCCAGGccgagggaaaaagaagagagcgAAAGAGGAAACAGGCCTGGGGGGAGGAGAGTGAAAGCCCCGTGGAAGagacgaggaggaagaagagggcagAAGTTTCTGGGGCTGGAccaaagagaagaggcaggagggtgcaggaggCCAGGAGGCCCACGTGGAAGagacgaggaggaagaagagggcagAAGTTTCTGGGGCTGGAccaaagagaagaggcaggagggtgcaggaggCCAGGAGGCCCAGGTGTGTACCAGGCTCTGCCGCCCATCTTTGCCACGAACGGTTCCTCGTGA
- the LOC129204604 gene encoding uncharacterized protein LOC129204604, protein MAILERTLSPVPPPVPLPLSVGLPALVSWSQQPAETAARSCAGCEEAGSGRAATSTGTGGPLPILAIAGWRESLVPGEGPPVPGAMGQANCCCGSRGGTSLRPQLRLALEQLWVLSGRKEAAGEEEEEEQEGSGVDRSSLVFVWPSGSCIATFGRVVLHGASSCPVSLPMGQGCAGARLCPRAGGQRGLTLFLLLSVCSSRALKELWLGTLLGAPEGAAKVRVTRLPSLQVLEKELRRRRAGRTFSARSLERLLEGQAKADRKQGLAPVPSGDAGARCRSAGAVARGRTSAGGARTPAGQRPLDVVLRGQGASAAAAAAAAAPGLGRARAGPGCPGGTPALGSLRASQSRGSGRWLPAPPAAPLSAALQGRAGQGRLRERWPGGLH, encoded by the exons ATGGCCATCCTGGAGAGAACCCTcagcccagtgccccccccagtgcccctccCACTTTCCGTTGGGCTCCCAGCGTTGGTCAGTTGGAGCCAACAGCCCGCAGAGACAGCAGCacggagctgtgctggctgcgAGGAGGCAGGATCTGGCCGAGCAGCCACTAGCACCGGCACCGGCGGCCCGCTTCCCATCCTCGCCATCGCCGGCTGGCGCGAGTCCTTGGTGCCCGGCGAGGGGCCTCCTGTCCCGGGCGCGATGGGCCAGGCCAACTGCTGCTGCGGCTCCAG AGGTGGCACCAGCCTGCGCCCACAGCTGCGCCTGGCCCTggagcagctgtgggtgctgagcgGCAGGAaggaggcggcgggggaggaagaagaggaggagcaggaaggcagcGGCGTGGACAGGAGCTCCCTCGTCTTCGTCTGGCCCAGCGGCTCCTGCATTGCCACTTTCGGGCGAGTTGTGCTCCACGGGGCTTCGTCCTGCCCCGTCTCCTTGCccatggggcagggctgtgccggcGCCCGCCTCTGCCcacgggctggggggcagcggggcctgacgctctttctcctcctctctgtctGCAGCTCCCGGGCACTGAAGGAGCTGTggctgggcacactgctggg GGCACCCGAAGGAGCCGCGAAAGTGCGGGTGACCCGTCTCCCATCGCTCCAAGTcctggagaaggagctgaggCGCCGCCGTGCC GGGAGGACATTCAGCGCCAGGAgcctggagaggctgctggagggcCAGGCCAAG GCCGATCGCAAGCAAGGGCTCGCGCCGGTCCCGTCCGGCGACGCGGGGGCACGCTGCCGCTCAGCAG GTGCGGTAGCCCGAGGGAGGACGTCGGCGGGAGGAGCAAGGACACCCGCTGGGCAGCGGCCGCTGGATGTGGTTctgcggggacagggagcctctgctgctgctgctgctgctgctgctgccccggggctTGGCAGGGCGAGGGCTGGGCCGGGCTGTCCCGGTGGCACGCCGGCTCTCGGGAGCCTCCGAGCGAGCCAGAGCCGCGGTTCCGGCCGCTGGctccctgccccccctgccGCACCGCTCAGCGCTGcgctgcagggcagggcagggcagggcaggctccGGGAGCGCTGGCCTGGCGGTCTCCATTGA